Below is a genomic region from Deinococcus sp. YIM 77859.
GCGCTGACGCTGTTTCCCGTCGCGCTGCGCCGCGCTCCCCGGGTGCCCGGCATGGGCAGCGTCCGCAGGGAGATGGCCGCGCTGCTGGCGCTGGGCTGGCCCATCGGCCTCACGCTGGGGGCAGAGGGCGGCATGTTCAGCCTGACGGCACTCCTGATGGCCCGCTTTGGCCCTGAGGCTCTTGCCGCCCACAACGTCGCCCTTCAGGTCATCACGGCGGTCTTTATGCTGCCGCTGGGGCTGGCGACGGCGACGGGCATCCGAGTCGCCCACGCGGCGGGCGCGGGAGACCAGGCCGGAGCGCGTCGCGCGGGCCTCACCGGGATCGGCCTCGCGGCGGGCGTGATGCTGGCCTTCGCGGGGCTGGAACTGCTCGCGCCGCGGCTGGTGCTGGGCGTGTTCGTTCCTGTGGAGGACCCCCGCAACGTGGCCCTGGTCGCCACCGCCACCACGCTGCTGAGAATCGCCGCGCTGTTTCAGACGGTGGACGGCGTGCAGGTCACGGCCAACGCGGCCCTGCGCGGCCTGCACGACACCCGCTGGCCGCTGCTGATCTCGCTGGCGGCCTACTGGCTCGTAGGGCTGGGGGTGGGGGCGCTGCTCGCCTTTGGGCTGCATGTGGGCCCGCGCGGCCTGTGGTTCGGCCTGACCGCGGGGCTCTTCACAGCGGCGGGCGCACTGCTCACGCGCTTCCTGCGGCGAACGGCGGCGGCCTGAGCCTCACTCCCGCGGGCGCAGGTCCGTCACCCGCTTGAGCTTGCCGCCCTCGCTGCGGGGAAGGCTGCCGGGCACACACAGCTCGCAGCGCACGGTCACGCCAACCTGGGCCTTGATCTGCCGCTCGATCTCGTCCCGCAGCGCGGCGCTTTCGCTTGCGGTCTCCACCCGCAGCGTCAGGTCATCGCGGGTGCCGGTGCGGGTCAGGACGATGTGGTAGTGCGGGCTGACCTGCCCCATCCCCACGAGCACGGCCTCCAGTTGCGTGGGGTACACGTTCACGCCGCGCAGGATGATCAGGTCGTCCGCCCGCCCACGCACGGCGTCCATCCGCCGGAGGGTGCGCCCGGTCGCGTTTGCCTCGGGCATAAGCCGGGTGATATCCCCGGTCCAGTACCGCAGAACCGGCAGGGCGGTTCTTGTCATGGACGAGAGAACCAGCACGCCGTACTCGCCGTCGGGGAGCACCTCGCCCGTCTCGGGATGGACGATCTCGGGGTAGAAGTGGTCTTCCCAGAGATAACTGCCCTGCTGTTCGGTCGCGTCCTCGTTGCTGACACCGGGGCCGATGATTTCCGACAGGCCGTAGATGTTGGTAGCGGTGACGCCCAGGCGGGCTTCCACCTCGTGGCGGGTCTTCTCGGTCCAGGGTTCGGCGCCCAGCACGGCGTACCGCAGCGAGAGGTCTTCCGGGCGCAGGCCCAGGCGCGCAAAGGCGTCGGCCAGCACCAGGGCGTAGCTGGGTGTGCAGGCGATCACTTCCGGCTCCAGGTCGAGGATGAGGGCCACCTG
It encodes:
- a CDS encoding MATE family efflux transporter; the protein is MTRDSAASLPCPGTPGELAALVRLAGPVVVSQFAANALTLVSTAVIGRLGAAELAAAAYANATYYLLFIVLTGVMLAVGPRAAQAHGAGDAAGVARALRGGLWLALGLTLLALPLMEGVAAALPTLAPAGVRGDLAATYLRVYALGMLPVLSFVALRGTLEGTERPHTVTAVALGGVALVSLLSPALAFGWGPLPALGLTGAAAASVLTSWVTALTLFPVALRRAPRVPGMGSVRREMAALLALGWPIGLTLGAEGGMFSLTALLMARFGPEALAAHNVALQVITAVFMLPLGLATATGIRVAHAAGAGDQAGARRAGLTGIGLAAGVMLAFAGLELLAPRLVLGVFVPVEDPRNVALVATATTLLRIAALFQTVDGVQVTANAALRGLHDTRWPLLISLAAYWLVGLGVGALLAFGLHVGPRGLWFGLTAGLFTAAGALLTRFLRRTAAA
- the paaK gene encoding phenylacetate--CoA ligase PaaK; protein product: MFQPEREAMPFAELRALQLAQLQAMVARQFEHVPAYRAKFEAAGVTPDDLRTLDDLARFPLTRKSDLRDHYPLGLTAVPRERLRRLHASSGTTGKPTVVAYDENDLDVFAEVVARSLYAAGARPGMTFHNAYGYGLFTGGLGLHGGAERLGLCTVPVSGGGTERQVALILDLEPEVIACTPSYALVLADAFARLGLRPEDLSLRYAVLGAEPWTEKTRHEVEARLGVTATNIYGLSEIIGPGVSNEDATEQQGSYLWEDHFYPEIVHPETGEVLPDGEYGVLVLSSMTRTALPVLRYWTGDITRLMPEANATGRTLRRMDAVRGRADDLIILRGVNVYPTQLEAVLVGMGQVSPHYHIVLTRTGTRDDLTLRVETASESAALRDEIERQIKAQVGVTVRCELCVPGSLPRSEGGKLKRVTDLRPRE